A genomic stretch from Streptomyces venezuelae ATCC 10712 includes:
- a CDS encoding dodecin, whose translation MGDHVYRVTEIVGSSSEGVDTAIRNGITRACETLRSVDWFEVTEIRGHVEEGQVAHFQVGMKVGFRLEEPGT comes from the coding sequence ATGGGAGACCATGTTTACCGCGTCACGGAGATCGTCGGGTCGTCCTCGGAGGGCGTCGACACCGCCATCCGCAACGGCATCACCCGCGCCTGCGAAACGCTCCGCTCGGTCGACTGGTTCGAGGTCACGGAGATCCGCGGTCACGTCGAGGAGGGGCAGGTCGCCCACTTCCAGGTGGGCATGAAGGTCGGCTTCCGTCTCGAGGAGCCGGGCACCTAG
- a CDS encoding GNAT family N-acetyltransferase — MAAPTPTLAVPAPTPTLAVPAQPRPLAGPPASQAPVAPSASPAAAEEPTPRYLVGLARDQEDVRAAQRLRHQVFAGELGARLDGPEPGLDSDAFDAYCDHLLVREETTGEVVGTYRILPPDRAAVAGRLYSESEFDLTRLAPIRHDLVEVGRSCVHPAHRNGAVIALIWAGLARYMTTTGHNWLAGCCSLPLADGGTLAAATWDTVKAKHLAPEEYWVTPHKLWNPEGITRPEGRTELPPLLRGYLRLGAWVCGAPAHDPDFGVADLYVLLSLRRTNPRYLNHFLSLAPAR, encoded by the coding sequence ATGGCCGCACCGACCCCCACGCTCGCCGTCCCCGCACCGACCCCCACGCTCGCCGTCCCCGCACAGCCCCGGCCGCTCGCCGGGCCGCCCGCGTCGCAGGCCCCCGTCGCGCCCTCCGCGTCCCCGGCCGCTGCCGAGGAGCCCACGCCCCGCTACCTCGTCGGTCTCGCCCGCGACCAGGAGGACGTCCGCGCCGCCCAGCGGCTGCGCCACCAGGTGTTCGCCGGCGAGCTCGGCGCCCGGCTCGACGGACCGGAGCCCGGCCTCGACAGCGACGCCTTCGACGCGTACTGCGACCACCTCCTCGTACGGGAGGAGACCACCGGCGAGGTCGTCGGCACCTACCGCATCCTGCCGCCCGACCGGGCCGCCGTCGCGGGCCGCCTCTACTCGGAGAGCGAGTTCGACCTCACCAGGCTCGCCCCGATCCGGCACGACCTGGTGGAGGTCGGCCGCTCCTGCGTCCACCCCGCCCACCGCAACGGCGCCGTCATCGCCCTCATCTGGGCCGGGCTCGCCCGCTACATGACGACCACCGGCCACAACTGGCTGGCCGGCTGCTGCTCCCTGCCGCTCGCCGACGGGGGCACCCTCGCCGCCGCCACCTGGGACACCGTCAAGGCCAAGCACCTCGCCCCCGAGGAGTACTGGGTCACCCCGCACAAGCTCTGGAACCCCGAGGGCATCACGCGCCCCGAGGGCCGCACCGAGCTCCCGCCGCTACTGCGCGGCTACCTCCGGCTCGGCGCCTGGGTCTGCGGCGCCCCCGCGCACGACCCCGACTTCGGCGTCGCCGACCTCTACGTCCTGCTCTCGCTGCGCCGCACCAACCCGCGCTACCTCAACCACTTCCTCTCGCTCGCCCCGGCACGGTGA
- the egtD gene encoding L-histidine N(alpha)-methyltransferase, whose translation MSPFQLTRTLAPDAAGADLRADVLHGFNRSPKELPPKWFYDARGSELFEEITRLPEYYPTRAEREILKERAAEIAAATGARTLVELGSGSSEKTRFLIDALLPGLDSYVPVDVSESALTGAAESLLAARPELRVHALVADFTRGLALPGTPGPRLVAFLGGTIGNLLPGERRTFLRSVRAMLTPGDALLLGTDLVKDEATLVAAYDDAAGVTAAFNKNVLAVIDRELGADFDPDAFEHVAVWDREREWIEMRLRARRALTVKIPELDLVVPFAAGEEMRTEVSAKFRQAGVRAELAEEGLDLERWWTDSEGRFALSLATAR comes from the coding sequence GTGAGCCCGTTCCAGCTGACCCGTACCCTCGCCCCCGACGCCGCCGGCGCCGATCTGCGCGCCGACGTCCTCCACGGCTTCAACCGCTCCCCCAAGGAGCTGCCGCCGAAGTGGTTCTACGACGCCCGGGGCAGTGAACTCTTCGAGGAGATCACCCGGCTGCCGGAGTACTACCCGACGCGGGCCGAGCGGGAGATCCTCAAGGAGCGGGCGGCCGAGATCGCCGCCGCGACCGGTGCAAGGACCCTGGTGGAGCTCGGTTCCGGCTCCTCGGAGAAGACCCGGTTCCTGATCGACGCGCTGCTCCCCGGCCTGGACAGTTACGTGCCCGTCGACGTGAGCGAGTCCGCGCTGACGGGGGCGGCCGAGTCGCTGCTCGCCGCGCGTCCCGAGCTGCGGGTGCACGCGCTGGTCGCCGACTTCACCCGGGGGCTCGCGCTGCCGGGGACGCCGGGACCGCGTCTGGTGGCCTTCCTTGGCGGCACCATCGGCAATCTGCTGCCCGGTGAGCGGCGGACCTTCCTCCGTTCCGTACGGGCGATGCTCACGCCCGGCGACGCCCTGCTGCTCGGCACCGACCTGGTGAAGGACGAGGCGACGCTCGTGGCCGCGTACGACGACGCCGCCGGGGTGACGGCCGCCTTCAACAAGAACGTGCTGGCGGTGATCGACCGGGAGCTGGGCGCCGACTTCGATCCGGACGCCTTCGAGCACGTGGCGGTGTGGGACCGCGAGCGGGAGTGGATCGAGATGCGGCTGCGGGCCCGCCGCGCGCTCACCGTGAAGATCCCGGAGCTGGATCTCGTGGTGCCGTTCGCGGCGGGCGAGGAGATGCGGACGGAGGTGTCCGCGAAGTTCCGTCAGGCGGGCGTCCGGGCCGAACTCGCGGAGGAGGGCCTCGACCTGGAGCGGTGGTGGACCGACAGCGAGGGCAGGTTCGCGCTGTCGCTCGCGACGGCGCGCTGA
- a CDS encoding VWA domain-containing protein — protein MSGTQNYINHVALVLDASSSMSHLSSKVVDVADRQIAYLARRSRELDQETRVTVYVFADKVECVIYDKDVLRMPSLKQLYRVGGMTALLAAALKSQRELAQTAQLYGDHSFLTFVLTDGQENASHRCPDAPTKDPRALVEAVARMIETQQDNWTLAVLVPDQMGKREAMQSGFPKDNIAIWDATSTQGLEEAGQVIQEATEKFMVGRTKGIRGSRAVFSTGADAVNADTVKAAGLAPVDPAEYQLIPVARDAAIRDWVVESGHTYRTGGAYYQLSKPEKIQARKQIAVLEKKTDRVYTGPEARTLLGLPDVEARVRPNHNDEFTIFVQSTSVNRKLVTNTRLLLML, from the coding sequence ATGTCCGGAACCCAGAACTACATCAACCACGTCGCTCTCGTGCTGGACGCCAGCTCGTCCATGTCGCACCTGAGCAGCAAGGTCGTCGACGTCGCCGACCGGCAGATCGCGTACCTCGCCCGCCGGTCGAGGGAGCTGGACCAGGAGACCCGCGTCACGGTGTACGTCTTCGCCGACAAGGTGGAGTGCGTCATCTACGACAAGGACGTGCTGCGGATGCCGTCGCTGAAGCAGCTGTACCGGGTCGGCGGCATGACGGCGCTGCTCGCGGCCGCGCTGAAGTCGCAGCGGGAGCTCGCGCAGACCGCCCAGCTGTACGGCGACCACAGCTTCCTGACGTTCGTGCTCACCGACGGCCAGGAGAACGCGAGCCACCGCTGCCCCGACGCCCCCACCAAGGACCCGCGGGCCCTCGTCGAGGCCGTGGCGCGGATGATCGAGACCCAGCAGGACAACTGGACGCTCGCCGTCCTCGTGCCCGACCAGATGGGCAAGCGCGAGGCCATGCAGAGCGGCTTCCCCAAGGACAACATCGCCATCTGGGACGCCACCAGCACCCAGGGCCTGGAGGAGGCCGGGCAGGTCATCCAGGAGGCCACCGAGAAGTTCATGGTGGGCCGCACCAAGGGCATCCGGGGATCGCGAGCGGTGTTCTCCACCGGCGCGGACGCGGTGAACGCGGACACCGTCAAGGCGGCCGGCCTCGCCCCGGTGGACCCGGCGGAGTACCAGCTGATCCCGGTGGCGCGCGACGCGGCGATCCGGGACTGGGTCGTCGAGTCCGGGCACACGTACCGCACGGGCGGCGCGTACTACCAGCTGAGCAAGCCGGAGAAGATCCAGGCCCGGAAGCAGATCGCGGTCCTGGAGAAGAAGACGGACCGGGTCTACACGGGGCCCGAGGCGCGGACCCTGCTCGGCCTGCCGGACGTGGAGGCGCGCGTCAGGCCCAACCACAACGACGAGTTCACGATCTTCGTGCAGAGCACGAGCGTGAACCGGAAGCTCGTGACGAACACCCGGCTGCTGCTCATGCTCTGA
- a CDS encoding lysophospholipid acyltransferase family protein, whose translation MNGTTALSPWLPTAPCTPGHCAAHPGFLHPHEAERDRPAHPGSLHRRGAERDRPDHVGVFRAVVRLTAGLGTLLLGILLAPAAGLLPAATRLALVRHWTRAVVRAFGVHVRYEGTAAPAAGPLLVVANHVSWLDIPLIAAVLPGRMVAKSDVRHWPVLGTLAALGGTLFIDRDGIMALPGTVRTMAEVLAGGGRVIVFPEGSTWCGRERGRFRPAAFQAALDGGAAVQPVRIDYRPTDAAAYVADDPLGSSLWRVVTTRRLTAVVRLREPLPGGRYADRRALAAAAQRAVASDSANLPSLSVHHRSRSRPSSASSARTPA comes from the coding sequence GTGAACGGGACCACGGCCCTCTCGCCGTGGCTCCCCACGGCGCCCTGCACCCCGGGCCACTGCGCCGCCCACCCCGGGTTCCTCCACCCCCATGAGGCTGAGCGGGACCGGCCCGCCCACCCCGGGTCCCTCCACCGCCGTGGGGCGGAGCGGGACCGGCCCGATCACGTCGGGGTCTTCCGGGCCGTCGTCCGGCTGACCGCCGGCCTCGGCACCCTCCTCCTCGGCATCCTCCTCGCCCCCGCCGCCGGCCTGCTCCCCGCCGCCACCCGGCTCGCCCTCGTCCGCCACTGGACGCGGGCCGTGGTCAGGGCCTTCGGCGTCCACGTCCGGTACGAGGGAACGGCCGCCCCGGCCGCCGGCCCGCTGCTCGTCGTCGCCAACCACGTCTCCTGGCTGGACATACCGCTGATCGCAGCCGTCCTGCCCGGCCGGATGGTCGCCAAGTCGGACGTGCGCCACTGGCCCGTCCTCGGCACGCTCGCCGCGCTCGGCGGCACCCTGTTCATCGACCGGGACGGGATCATGGCCCTGCCCGGCACCGTACGGACCATGGCGGAGGTCCTCGCGGGCGGCGGCCGCGTGATCGTCTTCCCCGAGGGCTCGACCTGGTGCGGCCGGGAGCGCGGCCGGTTCCGGCCTGCCGCGTTCCAGGCCGCGCTGGACGGCGGCGCAGCCGTGCAGCCGGTACGGATCGACTACCGGCCCACGGACGCCGCCGCCTACGTCGCGGACGACCCCCTCGGCTCCTCACTGTGGCGGGTCGTCACCACCCGCCGGCTCACCGCCGTGGTCCGCCTCCGGGAGCCCCTGCCCGGCGGCCGGTACGCGGACCGCCGGGCCCTCGCGGCCGCCGCTCAGCGCGCCGTCGCGAGCGACAGCGCGAACCTGCCCTCGCTGTCGGTCCACCACCGCTCCAGGTCGAGGCCCTCCTCCGCGAGTTCGGCCCGGACGCCCGCCTGA
- a CDS encoding extracellular solute-binding protein, translated as MKNRHLACPLAAATALALAGCGMLPGGGGGTKTVNIWLMRDSVSEDFLNRFTEAYEDEHDGVELKVTVQEWTGIGKKVTEAIQGSGGPDVIEVGNTQVAQYADTEKLYDLTLESVRDLGSEDWLPGLAEPGSIGGSQYGIPWYAANRIVIYNKDLFADAGIDKPPATRAEWLADTEKLNRKGNQGIYLAGQDWYTLAGFIWDEGGELATDKGGEWTGALDSPAARRGMAYYKQLQSLGSGPKDADEQNPPQADVFAKGDVAQLIAVPSAVSAILKANPALKDKLGYFPIPGAKADQPCAVFTGGSDLIIPENAPERGAALDVVKALAGEKWQTELARAMGYVPNKRGLASVVAGQEATAVMARGAARGRATPNSPQWADVEADNPIKPYMTAVLQGEDPAKAARQASTAITETLAE; from the coding sequence GTGAAGAACCGCCATCTGGCCTGCCCCCTGGCAGCCGCCACCGCGCTCGCCCTCGCCGGCTGCGGGATGCTGCCGGGCGGGGGCGGCGGAACGAAGACCGTCAACATCTGGCTGATGCGGGACAGCGTCAGCGAGGACTTCCTCAACCGCTTCACCGAGGCGTACGAGGACGAGCACGACGGTGTCGAACTCAAGGTCACCGTCCAGGAGTGGACCGGCATCGGGAAGAAGGTCACCGAGGCCATCCAGGGCTCCGGCGGCCCCGACGTCATCGAGGTCGGCAACACCCAGGTCGCCCAGTACGCCGACACCGAGAAGCTCTACGACCTGACCCTCGAGTCGGTCCGCGACCTCGGCAGCGAGGACTGGCTGCCCGGTCTCGCCGAACCCGGCAGCATCGGCGGCTCGCAGTACGGCATCCCCTGGTACGCGGCGAACCGCATCGTCATCTACAACAAGGACCTCTTCGCCGACGCCGGCATCGACAAGCCGCCGGCCACCCGCGCGGAATGGCTCGCCGACACCGAGAAGCTCAACCGGAAGGGCAACCAGGGCATCTACCTCGCCGGACAGGACTGGTACACCCTTGCCGGCTTCATCTGGGACGAGGGCGGCGAACTCGCCACCGACAAGGGCGGCGAGTGGACCGGCGCCCTCGACAGCCCGGCGGCCCGGCGTGGCATGGCCTACTACAAGCAGCTGCAGTCCCTCGGCTCCGGCCCCAAGGACGCCGACGAGCAGAACCCGCCGCAGGCCGACGTCTTCGCCAAGGGCGACGTCGCCCAGCTCATCGCCGTGCCCAGCGCCGTCTCCGCGATCCTCAAGGCCAACCCCGCCCTCAAGGACAAGCTCGGCTACTTCCCGATACCCGGCGCCAAGGCCGACCAGCCCTGCGCCGTCTTCACCGGCGGCTCCGACCTGATCATCCCGGAGAACGCGCCCGAGCGCGGCGCCGCACTCGACGTCGTGAAGGCGCTGGCCGGCGAGAAGTGGCAGACCGAACTCGCCCGCGCCATGGGCTACGTGCCCAACAAGCGGGGCCTCGCCTCCGTCGTCGCCGGTCAGGAGGCCACCGCCGTCATGGCCAGGGGCGCCGCGCGCGGCCGGGCCACCCCCAACTCCCCCCAGTGGGCCGACGTCGAGGCCGACAACCCCATCAAGCCCTACATGACGGCCGTCCTCCAGGGCGAGGACCCGGCGAAGGCCGCCCGGCAGGCCTCGACCGCCATCACGGAGACCCTCGCCGAATAG
- the egtC gene encoding ergothioneine biosynthesis protein EgtC, translating to MCRHVAFVGEPVALGELILRPEHGLLRQSWAPRTQNSGVVNADGFGVGWYAEGDPVPARYRRTGPIWSDLSFTDLARVVRSGALLAAVRGATVPGADGEAAAAPFAAGPWLFSHNGAVTGWPGSLEALAGTLSAGELLRVEARTDSALLWALALHRLRSGDAPGPALADTVREVAEAAPGSGLNLLLTDGSLIAATAWGNSLWYLRGPDRVVVASEPYDADPRWQEVPERTLVTATRADVTLTPLKEPSA from the coding sequence ATGTGCCGTCATGTCGCCTTCGTGGGCGAGCCGGTGGCGCTCGGTGAGCTGATCCTGCGGCCGGAGCACGGCCTGTTGCGCCAGTCCTGGGCGCCCCGTACGCAGAACAGTGGCGTGGTGAACGCCGACGGCTTCGGGGTGGGCTGGTACGCCGAGGGTGATCCGGTGCCCGCACGGTACCGGCGCACCGGCCCCATCTGGAGCGACCTCTCCTTCACGGACCTCGCGCGGGTGGTGCGCTCCGGGGCACTGCTCGCCGCGGTCCGCGGGGCGACGGTGCCGGGCGCCGACGGGGAGGCCGCGGCGGCGCCGTTCGCCGCCGGTCCCTGGCTCTTCAGCCACAACGGCGCCGTCACGGGCTGGCCCGGCTCCCTGGAGGCGCTCGCCGGGACGCTGTCGGCGGGCGAACTCCTCCGGGTCGAGGCCCGCACCGACTCGGCGCTGCTCTGGGCCCTCGCCCTGCACCGGCTGCGGTCCGGCGACGCGCCGGGGCCGGCGCTGGCGGACACGGTGCGGGAGGTCGCCGAGGCGGCCCCCGGATCCGGACTCAACCTGCTGCTCACCGACGGCTCGCTGATCGCCGCGACCGCCTGGGGGAACAGCCTCTGGTACCTGCGGGGCCCCGACCGGGTGGTCGTGGCCTCGGAACCGTACGACGCCGATCCGCGCTGGCAGGAGGTCCCCGAGCGCACGCTCGTGACCGCCACCCGCGCCGACGTCACCCTCACCCCGCTCAAGGAGCCGTCCGCGTGA
- the egtB gene encoding ergothioneine biosynthesis protein EgtB, producing MTETRTDAGPEALRRRAVAALTAARERTALLTSCVEDGELTAQHSPLMSPLVWDLAHIGNQEELWLWRAVAGREALRPEIDSLYDAFEHPRATRPSLPLLAPGEARTYAADVRLRVLDVLERAEFDGRPLLRDAFAFGLVAQHEQQHDETMLITHQLRKGPAVLTAPPPPAGPRDPLPAEVLVPGGPFTMGTSDEPWALDNERPAHIRDVPAFHIDTVPVTNGAYLAFIADGGYEERRWWRPEGWAQIREHGIAAPLFWRRDGAQWLRRRFGVTEPVPEDEPVLHVSWYEADAYARWAGRRLPTEAEWEKAARHDPASGRSRRYPWGDADPRPEHANLGQRHLRPAPAGSYPEGASPLGVRQLIGDVWEWTASDFLPYPGFTVFPYKEYSEVFFGPDHKVLRGGSFGVDPVACRGTFRNWDLPVRRQIFAGFRTARSAELD from the coding sequence ATGACGGAGACACGCACGGATGCCGGTCCCGAGGCCCTGCGCCGCCGGGCCGTGGCGGCCCTGACCGCCGCCCGGGAGCGCACGGCGCTGCTCACCAGCTGCGTCGAGGACGGGGAACTCACCGCCCAGCACTCCCCGTTGATGTCGCCGCTGGTCTGGGACCTGGCGCACATCGGCAACCAGGAGGAGCTGTGGCTGTGGCGGGCGGTGGCGGGCCGGGAGGCCCTGCGGCCCGAGATCGACTCGCTCTACGACGCCTTCGAGCACCCCCGGGCGACCCGGCCGTCGCTGCCGCTGCTCGCGCCGGGCGAGGCCCGGACCTACGCGGCCGACGTACGGCTCCGGGTCCTCGACGTCCTCGAACGCGCCGAGTTCGACGGGCGGCCGCTGCTGCGCGACGCGTTCGCCTTCGGCCTGGTCGCGCAGCACGAACAGCAGCACGACGAGACGATGCTGATCACCCATCAGCTACGGAAGGGGCCGGCCGTCCTGACCGCACCGCCGCCCCCGGCGGGTCCCCGCGACCCGCTGCCCGCCGAAGTCCTCGTCCCGGGCGGGCCGTTCACCATGGGGACGTCCGACGAGCCGTGGGCCCTGGACAACGAACGCCCGGCGCACATCCGGGACGTGCCCGCCTTCCACATCGACACCGTCCCCGTCACCAACGGCGCCTATCTGGCCTTCATCGCCGACGGCGGCTACGAGGAGCGCCGCTGGTGGCGGCCGGAGGGCTGGGCGCAGATCAGGGAGCACGGCATCGCCGCCCCGCTGTTCTGGCGCCGGGACGGCGCCCAGTGGCTGCGCCGCCGGTTCGGTGTGACGGAGCCGGTGCCCGAGGACGAGCCGGTCCTGCACGTGAGCTGGTACGAGGCGGACGCCTACGCCCGCTGGGCGGGCCGGCGGCTGCCGACGGAGGCCGAGTGGGAGAAGGCCGCCCGGCACGACCCGGCCTCCGGGCGCTCGCGCCGCTATCCGTGGGGCGACGCCGATCCGCGACCCGAGCACGCCAACCTCGGCCAGCGGCACCTGCGTCCGGCGCCGGCGGGCAGCTATCCGGAGGGCGCCTCGCCGCTCGGCGTTCGGCAGTTGATCGGTGACGTGTGGGAGTGGACGGCGAGCGACTTCCTGCCGTACCCGGGCTTCACGGTCTTCCCGTACAAGGAGTACTCGGAGGTGTTCTTCGGGCCCGACCACAAGGTGCTGCGCGGTGGTTCCTTCGGGGTGGACCCGGTGGCCTGCCGGGGCACCTTCCGCAACTGGGACCTGCCGGTGCGCCGCCAGATCTTCGCCGGCTTCCGTACCGCCCGCAGCGCGGAGCTCGACTGA